The following are from one region of the Littorina saxatilis isolate snail1 linkage group LG4, US_GU_Lsax_2.0, whole genome shotgun sequence genome:
- the LOC138964646 gene encoding uncharacterized protein, producing the protein MESTTTAYLFPGNDSDDGHHQPIDDTNKTAYLAAGGTLIVLTFLLNVAVIAVIVYLYVKRPTVTSKSPHFIPMLACCVAEILEGVWDSVFFNMLRVRRYEGSFGLSCRELIAVDLSFIILSTLPLLLVAAVIFTQAVRLQRVVTLTGVGQTVVAVVLVVLSVVYVVVVVISVFYMTSYLADNTKVCIEDPRGKEYVNYQWKLSKKRVMPAVNYIVPSLYLLLSSAVLLLAHFVLKNRTTGTVTLVSTTATPTFPFNVLLAAASCIILCFVFFLYLFKGSWSGLTYSRMWLAGTMLEMLNGVFLPCFWLLDADIRALWCCCGNKSRAPPEVVTLESSEGRRMEDA; encoded by the coding sequence ATGGAGTCCACCACTACAGCCTACCTTTTCCCAGGCAATGATTCTGATGACGGTCATCATCAACCCATAGATGACACCAACAAGACGGCTTACCTGGCTGCGGGGGGTACTTTGATCGTTCTCACCTTTCTCCTCAACGTCGCTGTCATCGCCGTGATCGTCTACCTGTACGTCAAGCGGCCGACAGTCACCAGCAAGTCGCCACACTTCATCCCCATGCTGGCATGCTGTGTGGCGGAAATCCTAGAAGGTGTTTGGGATTCCGTGTTCTTCAACATGCTGCGAGTACGACGGTATGAAGGGTCGTTTGGTCTAAGCTGCCGAGAGTTGATTGCCGTGGATCTGAGCTTCATCATACTTTCCACTCTGCCCTTGCTATTGGTCGCTGCCGTGATCTTTACACAAGCTGTGCGTCTGCAACGGGTTGTGACCTTGACCGGTGTGGGTCAAACGGTTGTTGCTGTGGTGCTGGTGGTGCTGTCCGTGGTGtacgtggtggtggtggtcatcTCGGTGTTCTACATGACCAGCTATCTGGCAGACAACACCAAGGTGTGTATTGAGGACCCGCGCGGCAAGGAGTACGTCAATTATCAGTGGAAGCTGTCCAAGAAAAGGGTGATGCCTGCTGTTAACTACATCGTGCCCAGCCTGTATCTTCTCTTGTCTAGCGCTGTGTTGCTGCTCGCACACTTTGTCCTGAAAAACCGCACCACCGGTACTGTCACCCTCGTCTCGACAACGGCCACTCCAACGTTTCCCTTCAACGTCCTTCTGGCCGCAGCGTCTTGCATCATCCTCTGCTTTGTCTTCTTCCTGTACCTGTTCAAAGGCTCCTGGTCGGGTCTCACCTATAGCAGAATGTGGCTCGCTGGCACCATGCTTGAAATGCTGAACGGAGTCTTCCTGCCATGCTTCTGGCTGCTGGACGCTGACATCCGGGCACTGTGGTGTTGCTGTGGAAACAAGTCACGCGCACCACCGGAAGTTGTCACTCTGGAGAGCTCTGAGGGAAGGAGAATGGAGGATGCCTGA